From the genome of Geothrix sp. 21YS21S-4, one region includes:
- a CDS encoding AMP-binding protein, with amino-acid sequence MIASLIRALGRPLLRLRYRIQVEGLDALPSQGGPGILFLAAHPTLVDPFLLAAELHGHFAPVLVAGRDHAASAPLRWLARLLGCRPLSDPAQHGERAREILDREIAALATHLTSGGHLVLFPGARLARQKTEDLSDNSTVEALLRQAPGARVVVIHLQGLWGSRFSAASGRRPSVGTELLKGLGYLLANGLFFMPRRDVRLVFEELHGLPLADGRPVLNQALEVRLNAGATPRTFVPYLRGKDRAPRTLPEPPRPRVEGNPRSVPPQVREAVKRHLQALTGRSEIKDEQRLVADLHLDALDRRELEFWIQRAYGYPPGDPAAVQTVGDLLLAATGAAVSLRQGELKAVPPAWFHSRTDLAIEMPDGETIPEVFLKQARRDPRRVVLADQVGGVKTYRDVLTAVLVLKPIFEALEGTHVGLMLPASGGASIIYLALLFAGKTPVLVNWTAGARSMAYGLDLVDVRHVVTVSTLINRLDAQGVDLSAVKPRLFLLDEAGKRIGLGTKLAAAFSARFNWTSLQAARPPATAAVLFTSGSESHPKAVPLSHGNILTNIRDAAQALNFRQDERVMGCLPPFHAFGLTTTTILPLLVGLRVVYHPNPTEGRMLARIIEAYHATLLVGTPTFLGGILRTAEDRHLESLRIVVSGAEKCPDQIYATLARRWPNTAVLEGYGITECSPVVSVNREEDPRNGTIGKPLLSVEWAIVDLESGRRAEPGQSGMLLVRGPSVFSGYLNPDVDSPFETFEGKDWYRTGDLVRQDRGVLVFTGRLKRFVKLGGEMVSLPAIEEALSQKFQGEDETEPLLAVEAMPEELNPDLILFSVAGIARDEANAAIRAAGLSSLHNIRVVRQIDQIPTLGTGKTDYRALKALLADVSA; translated from the coding sequence ATGATTGCTTCCCTGATCCGCGCCCTGGGTCGGCCGCTGCTGCGGCTGCGGTATCGCATCCAGGTGGAAGGCTTGGACGCCCTTCCCTCGCAGGGGGGGCCAGGCATCCTGTTCCTGGCCGCCCACCCCACCCTGGTGGATCCCTTCCTGTTGGCGGCGGAACTCCACGGCCACTTCGCGCCGGTGCTGGTGGCCGGGCGGGACCACGCCGCGTCCGCCCCGCTCCGGTGGCTGGCCCGGCTGCTGGGTTGCCGGCCCCTCTCCGATCCCGCCCAGCACGGCGAACGCGCCCGGGAGATCCTGGACCGGGAGATCGCCGCTCTGGCGACCCACCTGACCTCGGGGGGCCACCTCGTCCTGTTCCCGGGCGCACGCCTGGCGCGGCAGAAGACCGAGGACCTGTCGGACAACAGCACCGTGGAGGCCCTTCTCCGCCAGGCGCCCGGCGCCCGGGTGGTCGTGATCCATCTGCAGGGGTTGTGGGGAAGCCGCTTCAGCGCCGCCTCCGGCCGGCGGCCCTCCGTCGGGACCGAACTGCTGAAGGGACTCGGCTATTTGCTGGCGAACGGCCTGTTCTTCATGCCCCGCCGCGACGTGCGGCTGGTCTTCGAGGAACTCCACGGCCTGCCTTTGGCCGACGGTCGTCCCGTCCTCAACCAGGCTCTGGAGGTTCGGTTGAATGCCGGCGCTACGCCCCGGACCTTCGTCCCCTATCTCCGGGGGAAGGACCGCGCGCCCCGCACTTTGCCGGAACCGCCCCGGCCCCGGGTGGAGGGCAATCCCCGGTCCGTGCCCCCCCAAGTGCGCGAGGCGGTGAAGCGCCACCTTCAGGCGCTGACGGGTCGGAGCGAGATCAAGGATGAGCAGCGGCTGGTGGCGGATCTCCATCTGGACGCCCTGGATCGCCGGGAGCTGGAGTTCTGGATCCAGCGCGCCTACGGCTATCCCCCCGGCGATCCCGCCGCGGTGCAGACGGTGGGCGACCTGCTGCTGGCGGCCACCGGCGCCGCCGTGTCCCTTCGCCAGGGCGAACTGAAAGCCGTCCCACCCGCCTGGTTTCATTCCCGGACGGACCTGGCCATCGAGATGCCCGACGGGGAGACCATCCCCGAGGTCTTCCTCAAGCAGGCGCGCCGCGACCCCCGCCGGGTGGTCCTCGCGGATCAGGTGGGCGGCGTGAAGACCTACCGCGACGTCCTCACCGCCGTCCTGGTCCTCAAGCCCATCTTCGAGGCCCTGGAGGGAACCCACGTGGGCCTCATGCTCCCGGCCTCGGGCGGCGCCAGCATCATCTATCTGGCCCTCCTGTTCGCCGGGAAGACGCCGGTGCTCGTGAACTGGACCGCCGGCGCCCGCAGCATGGCTTACGGGCTGGATCTGGTGGACGTCCGGCACGTGGTGACGGTCTCGACCCTGATCAACCGGCTGGATGCGCAGGGCGTGGATCTCTCCGCCGTGAAGCCGCGGCTGTTCCTCCTGGACGAAGCGGGCAAGCGGATCGGGCTGGGGACGAAACTGGCCGCCGCCTTCAGCGCGCGCTTCAACTGGACCTCCCTCCAGGCCGCCCGGCCCCCCGCCACGGCGGCGGTGCTGTTCACCAGCGGGAGCGAGAGCCATCCCAAGGCCGTGCCCCTGAGCCACGGGAACATCCTCACCAACATCCGGGACGCGGCCCAGGCCCTGAATTTCCGCCAGGACGAGCGGGTGATGGGCTGCCTGCCGCCCTTCCATGCTTTCGGCCTGACCACCACCACGATCCTGCCCCTGCTGGTGGGGCTGCGGGTGGTCTACCACCCCAATCCCACCGAAGGACGGATGCTGGCCCGGATCATCGAGGCCTACCACGCCACCCTGCTCGTGGGCACGCCCACCTTCCTGGGCGGGATCCTCCGCACCGCCGAGGATCGCCACCTGGAATCCCTGAGGATCGTCGTGTCGGGGGCCGAGAAGTGCCCCGATCAGATCTACGCCACCCTGGCCCGCCGCTGGCCGAACACCGCCGTCCTGGAAGGCTATGGGATCACCGAATGCTCTCCGGTCGTCTCGGTGAACCGGGAGGAGGATCCCCGGAACGGGACCATCGGGAAGCCGCTGCTGTCCGTGGAGTGGGCGATCGTGGATCTGGAGAGCGGTCGCCGGGCGGAACCCGGCCAATCGGGGATGCTGCTCGTGCGCGGCCCCAGCGTGTTCTCCGGCTACCTCAATCCCGACGTGGATTCGCCCTTTGAGACCTTCGAAGGCAAGGACTGGTACCGCACCGGCGACCTGGTGCGCCAGGACCGGGGCGTCCTGGTGTTCACGGGCCGGCTGAAGCGCTTCGTGAAGCTGGGGGGCGAGATGGTGTCCCTGCCGGCCATCGAGGAGGCCCTGTCGCAGAAGTTCCAGGGCGAGGACGAGACCGAGCCGCTGCTGGCGGTGGAAGCC